A window from Micromonospora profundi encodes these proteins:
- a CDS encoding GNAT family N-acetyltransferase: protein MACDESATAFELSEILRVVPGMDRTTAVVRSIDDLAPQLANSREYWLGWGDGEDDDLAMYRSDLPDPLLNGVMRSRNTDVASVVDEVRRYFDGCPWYWRVAPDSDAGVREALVEAGAVEALTMPVMAFDLTALPDVPGTTGLRISVAEATPQGIATFVRAYGPALGVPQEGLQATTENEFARASRSDAEIRFIGWIDDRPVATSMLSVGHGVAGIYTVATQATYQRRGIATAMTLAALRAGYDLGMRVATLQATAQGEPVYRRMGAKTVAHYHMMSFPQ, encoded by the coding sequence GTGGCCTGTGACGAGTCCGCGACGGCCTTTGAACTTTCGGAGATCCTGCGCGTCGTCCCGGGTATGGACCGTACGACAGCTGTAGTCCGCTCGATCGACGATCTCGCGCCGCAGCTGGCCAACAGCCGCGAGTATTGGTTGGGTTGGGGTGACGGCGAGGACGACGACCTCGCCATGTACCGCAGTGACCTGCCCGACCCGTTGCTGAACGGGGTCATGCGAAGCCGGAACACCGACGTCGCATCGGTCGTCGACGAGGTTCGGCGATACTTCGACGGCTGCCCCTGGTACTGGCGGGTCGCCCCGGACAGCGACGCCGGTGTGCGAGAGGCCCTCGTCGAGGCCGGTGCCGTCGAGGCGCTGACCATGCCGGTGATGGCGTTCGACCTCACCGCCCTGCCCGACGTTCCCGGTACGACCGGCCTGCGTATCAGCGTGGCCGAAGCGACGCCGCAGGGCATCGCGACGTTCGTCCGGGCGTACGGGCCCGCCCTGGGGGTGCCGCAGGAAGGGCTGCAGGCCACCACCGAGAACGAGTTCGCGCGCGCCAGCCGGTCGGACGCCGAGATCCGTTTCATCGGCTGGATCGACGATCGCCCGGTCGCCACATCGATGCTGTCGGTCGGCCACGGCGTTGCTGGGATCTATACCGTCGCCACCCAGGCCACGTATCAGAGGCGGGGAATCGCGACAGCCATGACTCTTGCCGCCCTGCGCGCCGGATACGACCTGGGCATGCGCGTTGCCACCCTGCAGGCCACCGCCCAGGGTGAGCCCGTCTACCGGCGCATGGGCGCCAAGACGGTCGCGCACTACCACATGATGTCGTTCCCGCAGTGA
- a CDS encoding PQQ-dependent sugar dehydrogenase produces MTITHWRRSLTAFLAAGLVAGCSSGTPEAADVKPQPRAAGLAVENVVAGLEHPWDIGFLPDGRILLTERPASFRIVDGGTAGDVRADLTDVFVSGEGGLMGLVIHPDFDRTREFTTCQTHQDGGQPVDVRLVTWRLSPDATSATRVRDLLTGLPISTGRHSGCRPTIAADGALLVGTGDVARPSHPQDRRSLGGKVLRLDLHTGEGLPDNPFASSSDANERRIYSYGHRNIQGVAVRPGSGQVFTAEHGPSGFDEMNRIQPGGNYGWDPARGGTVQTYDESVPMTDRDRFPDAVLPLWTSGATSTEAPSGAAFLDGTQWGPLNGRLAVVALRGQKTLLFQLDDAGEKVVDLALPTELNDAYGRLRGVRTGPDGALYITTSNGTDDRLLRITYRA; encoded by the coding sequence GTGACGATCACGCATTGGCGTCGGTCACTGACCGCGTTCCTGGCCGCCGGCCTCGTGGCCGGATGTTCGAGCGGCACGCCGGAAGCCGCCGATGTGAAGCCCCAGCCCCGAGCCGCTGGCCTGGCCGTGGAGAACGTCGTGGCCGGCCTGGAACACCCATGGGACATCGGCTTTCTGCCCGACGGCCGCATCCTGCTCACCGAACGGCCCGCCAGTTTCCGCATCGTCGACGGCGGCACGGCCGGCGACGTGCGGGCCGACCTCACCGATGTGTTCGTCAGCGGCGAGGGCGGCCTGATGGGCCTGGTGATTCATCCCGACTTCGACCGGACCCGTGAGTTCACCACCTGCCAGACACACCAGGACGGTGGTCAGCCGGTGGACGTACGCCTGGTCACCTGGCGCCTGTCGCCGGACGCGACAAGCGCCACCCGGGTACGCGACCTGCTCACCGGGCTCCCGATCAGCACCGGCCGGCACTCCGGCTGCCGCCCGACGATCGCCGCAGACGGGGCGCTCCTGGTCGGCACCGGCGACGTGGCCCGGCCCTCGCACCCCCAGGACCGACGTAGCCTGGGCGGCAAGGTGCTGCGTCTCGACCTGCACACCGGTGAGGGCCTGCCGGACAACCCGTTCGCGTCATCGTCCGACGCCAACGAGCGGCGCATCTACAGCTACGGCCATCGCAACATTCAGGGCGTCGCCGTGCGTCCCGGCTCCGGCCAGGTGTTCACCGCCGAGCACGGGCCCAGCGGCTTCGACGAGATGAACCGCATCCAGCCCGGCGGTAACTACGGCTGGGATCCCGCACGTGGCGGTACCGTCCAGACGTACGACGAAAGTGTCCCGATGACCGACCGCGACCGCTTTCCCGACGCCGTTCTCCCGCTGTGGACCTCCGGAGCGACCTCGACCGAGGCGCCGTCCGGGGCCGCGTTTCTCGACGGTACGCAGTGGGGCCCGTTGAACGGCCGGCTGGCCGTGGTCGCGCTGCGCGGACAGAAGACACTGCTGTTCCAGCTCGACGACGCTGGCGAGAAGGTTGTCGACCTGGCGCTGCCCACCGAGCTCAACGACGCCTACGGCCGCCTGCGCGGCGTACGCACCGGCCCGGACGGCGCCCTCTACATCACCACGTCCAACGGCACCGACGACCGCCTGTTGCGCATCACATACCGAGCCTGA
- a CDS encoding flavodoxin family protein: MSHNVNLAIVYYSSTGTGTAIATEMAHAAEAAGAEVRIRKAAELAPQAAIDSNPIWAAHHAATADVPAPSADDLIWADAVIFGSPTRFGNITAQLKQFIDTLSGPWQANHLSDKVYSGFTSTGTRHGGHETTLLALYNSIHHFGGIIVPPGYTDPIKYVDGNPYGTSHHAVFGPDLGSIDDDTRNAARHQAERVVRIAGALKRGNAV, from the coding sequence ATGTCCCACAACGTCAATCTCGCCATCGTCTACTACTCCTCGACGGGCACCGGCACAGCGATCGCCACCGAAATGGCTCATGCGGCGGAGGCAGCCGGCGCGGAGGTTCGAATCCGTAAGGCCGCCGAGCTGGCACCCCAGGCCGCGATCGACTCAAACCCAATCTGGGCCGCCCACCACGCCGCGACGGCCGACGTGCCGGCTCCCAGCGCCGACGATCTGATCTGGGCGGACGCGGTCATCTTCGGATCACCCACCCGGTTCGGGAACATCACCGCCCAGCTGAAGCAGTTCATCGACACGCTGTCGGGGCCGTGGCAGGCGAACCATCTGTCGGACAAGGTCTACAGCGGCTTCACCTCTACCGGCACCCGGCACGGCGGACACGAAACCACGCTGCTCGCCCTCTACAACAGCATCCACCACTTCGGCGGCATCATCGTCCCGCCCGGATACACCGACCCGATCAAGTACGTCGACGGCAACCCCTACGGCACCTCACACCACGCCGTGTTCGGCCCCGACCTCGGCTCCATCGACGACGACACCCGCAACGCCGCCCGCCACCAGGCCGAGCGGGTCGTGCGTATCGCCGGCGCCCTCAAGCGGGGCAATGCGGTCTGA
- a CDS encoding SDR family NAD(P)-dependent oxidoreductase, protein MGRLEGKVAVVTGAAGVLGFAGVRAMAAEGARVVMMDLSPTVHERAKELTENGFDVTPYTGDVSVEAHIAAAVALATETYGRLDVLWSNAGLVSADWVLQDSDVLGISRDYLLRTIEVNTGSVFLGSKYAVPAMAESGGGSIINTSSIQAAGGDLALIAYGTSKAAINYLTQSVATSFGHLGIRSNALAPGLIPPMPPSAGGNHRLEEVSPTQLILNSQMLKDFGEPADVANAVVFLASDESKFITGQLIYVDGGVTGHLPTLSDRRRLADV, encoded by the coding sequence ATGGGTCGTCTGGAAGGCAAGGTTGCCGTCGTCACCGGTGCGGCCGGTGTCCTCGGCTTCGCAGGAGTGCGCGCCATGGCGGCAGAGGGTGCGCGGGTCGTGATGATGGACCTGTCTCCGACCGTTCACGAGCGAGCAAAGGAGCTCACCGAAAACGGCTTCGACGTCACGCCGTACACCGGTGACGTGAGCGTCGAGGCGCACATCGCCGCCGCCGTCGCGCTCGCCACCGAGACCTATGGGCGGCTCGACGTGCTGTGGAGTAACGCCGGGTTGGTGAGCGCCGACTGGGTTCTCCAGGACTCCGACGTGCTGGGCATCAGCCGTGACTACCTGTTGCGGACCATCGAGGTGAACACCGGCAGCGTCTTCCTCGGCAGCAAGTACGCCGTTCCCGCGATGGCCGAGTCCGGTGGCGGATCGATCATCAACACATCATCGATCCAGGCCGCAGGTGGTGACCTGGCGTTGATCGCCTACGGCACGAGCAAAGCGGCGATCAACTACCTGACCCAGTCGGTAGCCACGTCCTTCGGTCATCTCGGCATCCGCAGCAACGCGTTGGCTCCTGGGCTGATCCCGCCCATGCCGCCGAGCGCCGGCGGGAACCACCGGCTCGAGGAGGTGTCGCCGACCCAACTGATCCTGAACTCCCAGATGCTCAAGGACTTCGGGGAACCAGCTGACGTCGCCAACGCGGTCGTGTTCCTCGCATCGGACGAGTCGAAGTTCATCACAGGCCAGCTGATCTACGTCGACGGCGGAGTGACCGGTCACCTGCCGACGCTCTCCGATCGTCGCCGGCTGGCCGACGTCTGA